In Cryptomeria japonica unplaced genomic scaffold, Sugi_1.0 HiC_scaffold_204, whole genome shotgun sequence, one genomic interval encodes:
- the LOC131868363 gene encoding probable LRR receptor-like serine/threonine-protein kinase At1g67720: MSYIAWVQRMTLIIVWRIIFSSAQSGFLSIDCGAKTNHIDERNIKWVTDDNYIDLGQKVVIEDSSLPAYQQSLRVFPHPLNKSCYQLPITPNVPYLFRIRFYKGNYSGVPELPIFKYSIETTDMLSVANIIFQTPQENKTGERIFITSAKMLYICLIRTSELHNPFISAMELRTLRQGMYHQVKPGTMLRMEARYDAGGKSIIRYPQDQFDRLWFPFPVQGLQDITLQETISTNNTQNLPPSAVMHTALAAPANQNTITLNFSILKNPLLLLYFAEIEILNVSESRNFLVLENNAFTLANISLERNYSAIEVGFTFVERPLFTVALYSPSNFSTGPLINAFEYYGLLFSEPQTSTWDVAALAAVKEHFEIKEWVADPCFGLPWEGINCSNSTTAVRVLAIDLSGKNLTGSIPTSIAQMTELINISFANNNLSGAFPNFSNLSRLERLHLQNNNLNGEIPDWLSQLPNLKELFIENNNFSGVLPQHLLDKSSLKLKYNGNAFLCMNKQDCVPSMISTRSNSKPKRIKVGIVMVLIASGIVVIALLLLVNLIVYRKIFRKKAITNANVKSRASERKSLYPNSEGWVFIRDFRKYPLM; encoded by the exons ATGAGTTACATAGCTTGGGTACAGCGGATGACTCTCATCATTGTGTGGCGTATTATTTTTTCTAGTGCTCAATCAG GATTTCTCAGCATTGATTGTGGTGCAAAAACTAATCACATAGATGAAAGAAATATAAAATGGGTGACAGATGATAATTACATAGACTTGGGTCAGAAGGTGGTCATAGAAGACTCTAGTTTGCCAGCTTACCAGCAAAGCTTGCGAGTCTTCCCGCACCCTCTCAACAAGTCTTGTTATCAATTGCCCATCACCCCGAACGTCCCCTACCTTTTCAGAATAAGGTTTTATAAAGGCAATTACAGCGGAGTCCCAGAATTACCAATCTTTAAGTACTCGATTGAGACGACGGATATGTTGTCTGTGGCAAACATAATATTTCAAACTCCACAGGAAAACAAAACGGGCGAGAGGATCTTTATTACTTCTGCCAAGATGCTTTATATTTGCCTGATCCGTACGTCAGAGCTTCATAATCCTTTTATCTCTGCCATGGAATTGAGAACCCTTCGACAAGGAATGTATCATCAAGTAAAGCCGGGCACAATGCTACGTATGGAAGCAAGATATGATGCAGGGGGGAAATCTATAATCAG GTATCCTCAAGACCAATTCGATCGCCTTTGGTTTCCCTTTCCTGTACAAGGACTCCAGGATATTACGTTGCAGGAGACAATCTCAACTAACAACACCCAAAACCTTCCTCCATCTGCTGTTATGCATACTGCACTTGCTGCACCTGCCAACCAGAACACCATAACTCTCAATTTCAGCATATTAAAAAACCCTTTACTGCTTCTCTATTTTGCAGAGATCGAAATACTTAACGTCTCTGAGTCAAGAAATTTCCTGGTTCTGGAAAATAATGCTTTCACATTGGCAAACATTAGTCTGGAAAGAAATTATTCTGCCATAGAAGTTGGGTTCACTTTTGTAGAAAGGCCATTGTTTACGGTAGCTCTGTACAGTCCAAGCAACTTCAGCACAGGTCCTCTGATCAACGCTTTTGAGTACTACGGGCTACTTTTCAGCGAACCTCAAACTTCTACATGGGACG TTGCTGCTCTGGCCGCTGTGAAAGAGCATTTTGAAATAAAAGAGTGGGTTGCAGATCCTTGTTTTGGTCTTCCGTGGGAAGGAATAAACTGCAGTAACAGTACTACAGCTGTCAGAGTTTTGGCTAT AGATTTGTCCGGAAAAAATCTGACAGGATCGATACCCACAAGTATTGCGCAGATGACTGAACTCATTAACAT ATCATTCGCCAATAACAATTTGAGTGGAGCCTTCCCAAATTTTTCGAATTTATCGAGGTTGGAGAGACT GCATCTACAAAATAACAACTTGAATGGAGAAATTCCAGATTGGCTATCACAACTCCCAAATCTTAAAGAGCT ATTCATAGAGAACAATAATTTTAGTGGTGTACTTCCTCAGCATCTTCTGGATAAGAGCTCATTAAAACTTAA ATATAATGGCAACGCGTTCCTTTGTATGAATAAACAAGATTGTGTACCCTCCATGATTTCAACCCGCTCCAACTCAAAGCCTAAACGGATAAAAGTGGGGATTGTTATGGTACTTATAGCTAGTGGAATAGTAGTAATCGCTTTACTCTTGTTGGTAAATCTGATTGTGTATCGAAAGATATTTAGGAAAAAAGCGATTACCAATGCAAATGTTAAAAGCAGAGCTTCAGAAAGGAAATCGTTATATCCTAATAGCGAAGGTTGGGTTTTTATTCGTGATTTCCGTAAGTACCCATTAATGTAA
- the LOC131868364 gene encoding probable LRR receptor-like serine/threonine-protein kinase At5g48740, which translates to MTATENFSYKIGRGGFGSVFWGKLPDGKQIAVKVLSLYSKQGAVEFLNEIDLLSRVNHRNLLHLLGYCNKCKELMLVYEYMVGGSLMDHLYGKYSNLDWKSRLQIALDAAQGLEYLHVDCTPKIIHRDIKTANILLDDNLNGKLADFGLSRLTIDGEASHVATTVKGTVGYLDPEYFHTQMLTEKSDVYSFGVLLLEMICGRPAIDTSLSDQEMSLIRWVKPLFEIEDHLNIAEIVDKGLGDDYSIKSVVHVGKLAIRCVESKPSSRPSVSRVVIELKEAVEYNAVSVDLSEEIDIDYGDHTSLSSPLDCTGSRPSF; encoded by the exons ATGACAGCAACCGAAAATTTCAGCTACAAGATCGGCCGTGGTGGTTTTGGATCTGTGTTTTGGGGTAAATTGCCGGATGGAAAACAAATAGCAGTAAAAGTTCTCTCTCTTTATTCCAAGCAAGGAGCTGTAGAGTTTCTAAACGAG ATTGATCTTCTGTCGAGAGTAAATCATAGGAACTTGTTGCATTTACTCGGTTACTGCAATAAATGCAAAGAGTTGATGCTTGTATATGAATACATGGTTGGAGGATCTCTAATGGACCACCTTTATG GGAAGTATTCCAATCTAGATTGGAAATCCAGGCTTCAAATAGCTTTAGATGCAGCCCAAG GACTGGAGTACCTGCACGTTGATTGCACACCAAAAATAATTCACAGAGATATAAAGACTGCCAACATTCTTCTAGACGACAATTTAAATGGAAAACTGGCAGATTTCGGTCTTTCAAGACTAACAATCGATGGAGAGGCTTCCCATGTGGCCACTACAGTGAAAGGAACAGTTGGATACCTAGATCCCGA GTATTTTCATACGCAAATGTTGACAGAGAAGAGTGATGTGTATAGTTTTGGGGTGCTTTTGTTAGAGATGATATGCGGCAGGCCAGCTATAGATACAAGTCTTTCTGACCAGGAAATGAGTCTCATTAGATGG GTCAAACCGTTATTTGAGATAGAAGATCATTTAAACATTGCAGAAATAGTGGACAAAGGACTGGGTGATGATTACAGCATAAAATCTGTTGTGCATGTGGGTAAGCTAGCCATTAGATGTGTTGAATCTAAGCCATCGTCTAGGCCCAGTGTAAGCAGAGTTGTGATAGAATTGAAAGAGGCTGTGGAATATAATGCAGTTAGTGTGGACCTTTCTGAAGAAATTGATATTGATTATGGAGATCACACTAGCCTGTCCTCTCCATTAGATTGCACTGGAAGTAGACCATCATTTTAA